In Cycloclasticus sp., a single genomic region encodes these proteins:
- the kdsB gene encoding 3-deoxy-manno-octulosonate cytidylyltransferase, whose amino-acid sequence MANTFKVVIPARYASSRLPGKPLLKIAGKEMILHVCAKAAKAGAQEVVVATDDERILDCVKQAGFNAVMTLESHTSGTERLTEVANKLVWEDDTVIVNCQGDEPLIPPELIKRAATALMGQEAAQVASLCAPIDDLGEVLNPNAVKVVRDAQDYALYFSRAPIPWDREAFPVNPSNHQASHFRHIGIYSYTAGFLRRYITWPTSQLEVIESLEQLRILAMGEKIYVPSVDQVPEAGVDTQDDLDRVNKVLSQ is encoded by the coding sequence ATGGCTAATACATTTAAAGTTGTTATTCCTGCGCGCTATGCATCATCTAGGTTGCCAGGTAAACCACTGCTTAAAATTGCGGGTAAAGAGATGATCTTGCATGTGTGCGCAAAGGCCGCGAAAGCAGGCGCACAGGAAGTCGTTGTGGCAACCGATGATGAGCGAATTCTTGACTGTGTAAAGCAGGCTGGTTTTAATGCGGTGATGACGTTGGAGTCGCATACCAGCGGTACCGAGCGTCTGACCGAAGTGGCTAATAAGTTAGTATGGGAAGACGATACCGTCATTGTTAATTGCCAAGGCGATGAGCCATTGATCCCACCGGAACTGATTAAAAGAGCGGCTACTGCATTAATGGGGCAGGAAGCTGCGCAAGTCGCGAGTTTGTGCGCGCCGATTGATGATCTAGGCGAGGTGCTTAATCCAAATGCCGTTAAAGTTGTTCGGGATGCGCAAGATTACGCGCTTTATTTTAGTCGTGCTCCGATTCCTTGGGATCGAGAGGCTTTCCCAGTAAACCCATCGAATCATCAAGCAAGCCATTTCAGGCACATTGGTATCTACAGTTATACCGCCGGTTTCTTGCGCCGCTACATCACTTGGCCGACTAGCCAACTTGAGGTAATAGAATCGTTGGAGCAACTTCGCATTTTAGCTATGGGTGAAAAGATCTACGTACCATCTGTCGACCAAGTTCCAGAGGCGGGAGTAGACACTCAAGATGACTTGGATCGTGTTAATAAGGTTTTAAGTCAATGA
- a CDS encoding Trm112 family protein produces the protein MDKKLLDILACPSCKSGLKYLKEEQELVCVPCRLAYAVRDDIPIMLIDEARQLTADEAEELR, from the coding sequence ATGGATAAGAAACTACTAGATATACTGGCTTGCCCTTCTTGCAAGTCTGGACTGAAATATTTAAAAGAAGAGCAAGAATTGGTGTGCGTACCTTGCCGGCTTGCTTATGCAGTTCGAGATGATATTCCGATCATGCTAATCGATGAGGCAAGACAGTTGACTGCTGACGAGGCTGAAGAGCTGCGGTAA
- a CDS encoding DsbC family protein codes for MNKFLLAWLLVIGFSTATFADESSVAKGLSKVIPSVTKDSVSKTPIKGLYQVLVGARVIYASEDGRYIIQGEMVDLLNRENMTDNALKMARKAELAKIDEKTMVIFPAKNEKHKITIFSDIDCGYCRKLHSQISTYTDAGMTVRYLFYPRSGPNTESYHKAVSVWCAKDRNEALTDAKLNDKVINKSCDNPVDEHMRIAQLFGVTGTPAIIAEDGTMVPGFVPAKDLIKHLGW; via the coding sequence ATGAATAAATTCTTGCTTGCTTGGTTATTGGTGATAGGTTTTTCTACAGCAACTTTTGCTGATGAGTCGTCTGTTGCTAAAGGGTTGTCTAAAGTTATTCCCAGTGTGACAAAAGATAGTGTGTCTAAAACACCCATTAAAGGTTTATACCAAGTACTGGTTGGTGCGCGTGTTATTTATGCTTCAGAGGATGGGCGATATATTATTCAAGGAGAGATGGTGGATTTGCTCAATCGTGAAAACATGACTGACAATGCGTTGAAAATGGCGCGTAAAGCGGAGCTGGCAAAAATAGACGAAAAAACCATGGTTATCTTTCCAGCTAAGAATGAGAAACATAAAATCACCATCTTTTCTGACATTGATTGTGGTTACTGTAGAAAGTTACATTCTCAAATTAGTACGTATACCGATGCAGGCATGACAGTGAGATACTTGTTCTATCCGCGTTCAGGCCCAAATACTGAGTCCTACCATAAAGCTGTTTCTGTTTGGTGTGCAAAGGATAGGAATGAAGCATTAACGGATGCGAAACTTAACGATAAAGTTATTAATAAGAGCTGTGACAACCCAGTGGATGAGCATATGAGGATTGCTCAGCTATTTGGAGTAACTGGTACACCAGCTATTATTGCTGAAGATGGCACGATGGTGCCGGGTTTCGTTCCAGCTAAGGACCTCATCAAGCATTTAGGCTGGTAG
- the trmD gene encoding tRNA (guanosine(37)-N1)-methyltransferase TrmD: MRFDVITLFPELFEKTASMGVVGRAIASNTIQLKTWNPRDFTEDLHRTVDDRPFGGGPGMVMKVEPLKKAIQSAVDAVNEPVKVIYLSPQGRRLDQQGVNYLSGFSRLVLLAGRYEGVDERLLEANVDEEWSIGDFVLSGGELPALVLIDAVSRMLPDVLGHECSAVEDSFVNGLLDHPHYTRPDVCDGLEVPGVLLSGNHKKIERWREKQALGKTWQKRPDLLEKIELSKHQQSLLDEFIQELNNLQS; the protein is encoded by the coding sequence ATGCGCTTTGATGTTATAACGTTATTTCCAGAGTTGTTTGAAAAAACCGCCTCGATGGGCGTAGTGGGTAGAGCCATTGCGTCTAATACGATACAGTTGAAAACGTGGAATCCAAGAGATTTTACGGAAGATCTACACCGTACCGTGGATGATCGGCCTTTTGGTGGAGGTCCTGGAATGGTGATGAAGGTTGAGCCGCTTAAAAAAGCGATTCAATCGGCAGTAGATGCTGTAAATGAACCTGTTAAGGTTATTTACTTAAGCCCTCAAGGGCGTAGGTTAGATCAGCAGGGCGTGAACTATTTGTCAGGGTTTTCGCGTTTAGTATTATTGGCAGGTCGATATGAAGGTGTTGACGAGAGACTATTAGAAGCGAACGTTGATGAAGAGTGGTCGATTGGTGATTTTGTACTCAGTGGTGGTGAATTGCCAGCATTAGTATTAATTGATGCGGTGTCCAGAATGTTACCAGATGTCTTAGGACATGAATGTTCAGCGGTCGAAGACTCGTTTGTTAATGGCTTGTTGGATCACCCGCATTACACACGGCCAGATGTGTGTGATGGGCTAGAAGTGCCGGGTGTGCTATTGAGTGGCAATCATAAAAAGATAGAGCGTTGGCGAGAAAAACAAGCATTAGGTAAAACATGGCAAAAGCGCCCTGATTTATTAGAAAAAATTGAATTAAGCAAACATCAACAATCGCTACTTGATGAATTCATACAAGAACTGAATAATTTACAGAGTTAA
- a CDS encoding low molecular weight protein-tyrosine-phosphatase, with translation MIKVLFICMGNICRSPTAHGIFRQMLAAKGLQDLIEVDSAGTHAYHVGKKPDQRSMQMATLRGVDLSDLRARQLDDYDFEEFDYLLVADEDNYYLTREACPLEYRHKIKYMLDFATRSTIKEVPDPYFGQGNGFERVFDLLEDACEGLLIELEKKLSS, from the coding sequence ATGATCAAGGTGTTATTTATCTGCATGGGTAATATCTGTAGATCACCAACGGCACACGGCATTTTCCGCCAGATGCTGGCTGCTAAAGGTTTGCAAGACCTTATAGAGGTTGATTCTGCGGGTACGCATGCTTATCACGTTGGAAAAAAGCCGGATCAACGCTCTATGCAGATGGCGACATTACGAGGGGTTGATTTAAGTGACTTAAGGGCTCGCCAGCTTGATGATTACGATTTTGAAGAGTTTGATTATTTATTAGTAGCGGATGAAGATAACTATTACTTAACCAGAGAAGCCTGTCCCTTAGAGTACCGACATAAAATTAAGTATATGTTGGACTTTGCAACGCGTAGTACGATCAAAGAAGTACCTGACCCGTATTTTGGGCAAGGTAATGGGTTTGAGCGAGTATTCGACCTTTTAGAAGATGCCTGCGAAGGCTTGTTAATTGAGTTAGAGAAAAAATTAAGCAGTTAG
- the rimM gene encoding ribosome maturation factor RimM (Essential for efficient processing of 16S rRNA): protein MSEVTRSEKIAEENAWLKLGSISGVFGVKGWLKVYANTDKKENILSYQPWYIERNKVRKAVKLKAGKPHGKTIVVLIEGIDDRNEAEKWIGCDIYMPSDQLPTLRKDEYYWSDLIGLKVVSVDGDDYGVIDHMLETGANDVIVVKGDRERLIPYVTGQVVKSVDLKEQKMVVDWDVDF from the coding sequence GTGTCTGAAGTAACTCGCTCAGAAAAGATAGCGGAAGAAAATGCCTGGTTAAAGCTGGGCAGTATATCTGGGGTATTTGGTGTTAAAGGCTGGTTAAAAGTCTATGCCAACACAGATAAAAAAGAAAACATACTGTCTTATCAGCCTTGGTATATTGAACGTAATAAAGTTCGTAAGGCTGTTAAATTAAAAGCTGGAAAGCCTCATGGTAAAACTATCGTTGTGCTAATAGAGGGCATTGATGATAGAAATGAAGCTGAGAAGTGGATTGGGTGTGATATTTATATGCCATCCGATCAGCTCCCAACGTTAAGGAAAGATGAGTATTACTGGTCTGACTTAATTGGTTTAAAGGTTGTATCAGTTGATGGTGATGACTATGGCGTTATTGACCATATGCTTGAAACTGGAGCCAATGATGTCATTGTTGTAAAAGGGGATAGGGAGCGATTGATTCCTTATGTCACAGGTCAGGTGGTTAAGTCTGTTGACCTGAAAGAACAAAAAATGGTCGTTGACTGGGATGTGGATTTTTAA
- the lpxK gene encoding tetraacyldisaccharide 4'-kinase: protein MSQKMSRFFDSMWYGQRPVALLFAPLSWVFGRIVWLRSFMFKKGWLASTRLNVPVIIVGNITVGGTGKTPVVIWVAELLKSAGYTPGVISRGYGGIASSWPQQVRKDSDSRVVGDEAKILARRTGCPVAVGPIRADSAQALIDHHDCDVIISDDGLQHYALQRDIEIALVDGERRSGNGYLLPAGPLREPVERLKGVDFIICNGLANANEYPLKVEGNEAIKLLDESQRCGLESFSATPCHAVAGLGNPARFFSHLKKFNISFKSHIFPDHFKYAEKDINFNDDNPVLMTEKDAVKCTFMANEKHWYVPIKAKMTEKFGLTLLSMMKEKING from the coding sequence ATGAGTCAAAAAATGAGCCGATTTTTCGATAGCATGTGGTATGGGCAGCGCCCAGTGGCCTTGCTATTTGCTCCCTTATCTTGGGTGTTTGGGCGTATTGTTTGGTTACGCTCGTTTATGTTTAAAAAAGGTTGGCTTGCTTCTACACGATTAAATGTCCCGGTCATCATTGTTGGAAATATTACAGTGGGAGGGACAGGCAAAACCCCCGTTGTTATTTGGGTGGCTGAGCTTCTTAAATCGGCAGGTTATACCCCTGGGGTTATTAGTCGTGGTTACGGTGGCATTGCTTCAAGCTGGCCGCAACAGGTTCGAAAAGACAGTGATTCAAGAGTTGTGGGTGATGAGGCCAAAATTTTAGCGCGGCGAACAGGCTGCCCTGTTGCGGTTGGGCCTATTCGTGCTGACAGCGCGCAAGCATTGATTGATCACCACGATTGTGATGTTATTATTTCGGATGATGGCCTTCAACATTACGCGTTACAACGTGATATTGAAATTGCGCTAGTGGACGGAGAGCGCCGCTCTGGTAATGGTTATTTGCTGCCAGCAGGGCCATTGCGTGAACCCGTTGAAAGGTTGAAAGGCGTTGATTTTATTATTTGTAATGGTTTGGCAAATGCCAATGAATACCCACTGAAAGTTGAAGGTAACGAGGCGATTAAGTTGCTGGATGAGTCACAGCGGTGTGGGTTAGAAAGTTTTAGCGCGACGCCTTGCCATGCGGTTGCAGGTTTAGGGAATCCCGCTCGTTTTTTTTCACATTTAAAGAAATTTAATATTTCTTTTAAATCACATATTTTCCCTGATCACTTTAAGTATGCCGAGAAGGATATAAATTTCAATGACGATAATCCAGTGTTGATGACCGAAAAAGACGCCGTTAAGTGTACGTTTATGGCGAACGAAAAGCATTGGTACGTGCCCATTAAGGCGAAAATGACAGAAAAATTTGGACTAACATTATTATCAATGATGAAAGAGAAAATAAATGGATAA
- the ccsA gene encoding cytochrome c biogenesis protein CcsA: protein MYIIGASLVAIHINKGEKINNPRQFVLLSAMAAIVTHALLVTHSYNVNQIIANDFFSMLSLVFLVISVLFIASAFKQPIETLAIIVFPLSAIAVLLNINNSAPVATSVAFDGALQTHIILSILSYCLLTVAAFQAIFLSFQEKQLHNRHPSRLINFLPPLQLMEALLFRVLSLGLFLLTFALATGFIFLDDVFAQHIAHKTVLSMMAWILFATLLWGRHFLGWRGQKAVKWTYGGYLALMLAYFGSKFVLQLVLNQN, encoded by the coding sequence ATGTACATCATTGGCGCATCCCTTGTTGCGATACATATCAACAAAGGTGAGAAAATCAACAATCCTCGTCAATTCGTACTGTTAAGCGCAATGGCAGCCATCGTCACGCATGCACTACTTGTCACTCATAGCTATAACGTCAACCAGATTATTGCTAATGATTTCTTCAGCATGCTGTCTTTAGTCTTTCTCGTTATTAGCGTACTGTTTATTGCCAGCGCTTTTAAGCAACCCATTGAAACTCTTGCTATTATTGTATTTCCTTTATCCGCAATAGCTGTTTTGCTTAATATTAATAATTCTGCACCTGTTGCCACTTCAGTCGCATTTGATGGTGCCTTGCAGACTCATATTATTCTATCTATCTTGTCGTACTGCTTATTAACCGTTGCTGCGTTTCAAGCCATATTCCTGTCCTTTCAAGAAAAGCAACTACATAACCGACACCCAAGCCGCCTCATAAATTTCTTGCCACCGCTTCAGTTAATGGAAGCCTTACTGTTTCGTGTATTGTCCTTAGGTCTTTTCCTATTAACTTTTGCTCTTGCAACCGGCTTTATTTTTCTTGATGATGTTTTCGCTCAACACATTGCACATAAAACCGTCCTATCTATGATGGCTTGGATTTTATTTGCGACTCTACTGTGGGGAAGACACTTCTTAGGCTGGCGCGGACAAAAAGCGGTGAAATGGACGTATGGCGGTTACCTTGCGTTAATGCTCGCTTATTTCGGCAGTAAGTTTGTTTTACAGCTAGTACTTAATCAAAACTAA
- the ffh gene encoding signal recognition particle protein encodes MFNNLTDRLSATFKNIRGQGRLTEDNIKETMREVRMALLEADVALSVVKAFTEVVKERALGQEVMQSLSPGQAMLKIVNDELVKTMGEANESLDLSAAPPVVILMAGLQGSGKTTTVAKLSRLLIERHKKSVMVVSADVYRPAAIDQLQTLATEVGANFFPSSVEQKPVDIVKNAIAEASKQFSDVLIVDTAGRLHVDDAMMDEIRQVHKVANPAETLFVVDSMTGQDAANTAKAFNDVLQLTGIVLTKTDGDARGGAALSIRQITGKPIKFLGVGEKTDALEPFHPDRVASRLLGMGDALSLVEEIERKVDKEKAEKLAKKIQKGKGFDLDDYRDQLAQMMDMGGMSAMMDKIPGMSNVPQNVKSQVNDKDFTRQIALINSMTKKEKIFPNLINGSRRKRIAAGAGLQVQDVNKLMKQYKQAQKMMKKMSKGGMAKMMRGLKGQLGQGQGSPFQ; translated from the coding sequence ATGTTTAACAACTTAACAGACCGTTTAAGCGCTACCTTTAAAAACATTAGAGGGCAAGGGCGATTAACAGAAGACAATATTAAAGAGACCATGCGTGAAGTTAGAATGGCCTTGTTGGAAGCAGATGTTGCGCTTTCTGTTGTCAAAGCGTTTACCGAGGTTGTTAAAGAGCGTGCGCTAGGCCAGGAAGTGATGCAAAGCCTTTCACCAGGTCAAGCGATGCTCAAAATAGTTAATGACGAACTCGTTAAAACGATGGGTGAGGCAAATGAGTCCTTAGACCTATCTGCTGCGCCGCCAGTTGTTATTCTTATGGCCGGCTTACAGGGTTCTGGTAAGACAACAACAGTAGCCAAGCTGTCGCGGTTACTCATTGAGCGCCATAAAAAGTCTGTGATGGTGGTGAGTGCCGACGTGTACCGTCCAGCAGCGATAGATCAGCTGCAAACATTAGCAACTGAAGTGGGTGCTAACTTCTTCCCAAGTAGCGTAGAACAAAAGCCGGTTGATATTGTAAAAAACGCGATAGCTGAAGCGAGCAAGCAATTTAGTGATGTGTTAATTGTTGATACAGCGGGTCGTTTACATGTTGACGATGCGATGATGGATGAAATCCGTCAAGTTCATAAGGTTGCTAATCCAGCTGAAACCTTATTTGTTGTTGATAGTATGACTGGGCAGGATGCGGCTAATACGGCGAAAGCGTTTAACGATGTGTTGCAACTGACGGGTATTGTTCTAACGAAAACAGACGGTGATGCACGAGGTGGTGCGGCTTTATCAATACGCCAAATCACTGGTAAACCGATTAAGTTTTTAGGTGTTGGTGAAAAAACAGATGCGTTAGAGCCGTTTCACCCAGACCGCGTTGCGTCGCGATTGTTGGGTATGGGGGACGCGTTAAGCTTAGTTGAAGAAATTGAGCGTAAAGTTGACAAAGAAAAAGCCGAAAAGTTAGCTAAAAAAATCCAAAAAGGAAAAGGGTTTGACTTAGATGACTACAGGGATCAATTAGCTCAAATGATGGATATGGGCGGTATGAGTGCGATGATGGATAAAATTCCTGGCATGTCGAATGTTCCGCAAAACGTTAAAAGCCAAGTAAATGATAAAGACTTCACTAGGCAAATTGCATTGATTAACTCAATGACAAAAAAGGAAAAAATATTCCCTAATTTAATTAACGGTTCAAGAAGAAAGCGTATTGCTGCTGGTGCAGGCTTGCAAGTTCAAGACGTCAATAAGTTGATGAAGCAATATAAACAAGCGCAAAAAATGATGAAAAAAATGTCCAAAGGCGGCATGGCAAAAATGATGCGGGGCCTAAAAGGGCAGTTAGGTCAGGGGCAAGGGTCCCCTTTTCAGTAA
- the rpsP gene encoding 30S ribosomal protein S16 yields MVKIRLSRTGAKKRPFYHVVVADSRRSRDGRYIERVGYYNPRATGGEVRLTLDAARVDHWVAQGAQTTERVAKLVKEAAEAAA; encoded by the coding sequence ATGGTAAAGATACGTCTTTCAAGAACAGGCGCAAAAAAGCGTCCTTTCTATCACGTTGTTGTTGCAGATAGTCGCAGAAGTCGCGATGGTCGTTACATCGAAAGAGTTGGTTATTACAACCCTAGAGCGACAGGTGGCGAAGTTCGTTTAACACTTGACGCTGCTCGTGTTGATCACTGGGTTGCACAAGGTGCCCAAACAACAGAACGTGTTGCAAAGCTTGTAAAAGAGGCTGCTGAAGCTGCCGCTTAA
- the xerD gene encoding site-specific tyrosine recombinase XerD, producing MSDNDDIVLFLDSLWVECGLSDNTLAAYKTDIQLFSKWINSRHKTLLTCESSDVSLYLADRLGRGISARSSARFLSSLKRFYIYAVREGKVKEDPAAIIEAPRLGRSLPSTLSESDVEALLNAPDTLTALGFRDRAMLELLYASGLRVSELIGLTLAEINFRQGLVRVTGKGNKDRLVPVGEEALTWLQDFINQWRLEILAEKKTDFVFPTNRGTGMTRQAFWYIIKRYATKAGINKAISPHSLRHAFATHLLNHGADLRVVQLLLGHSDLSTTQIYTHIAKQRLKDIHEKFHPRG from the coding sequence TTGAGTGATAACGATGACATCGTTTTGTTTCTTGATAGTTTGTGGGTAGAGTGTGGGCTAAGCGACAATACCCTCGCGGCATACAAAACAGATATACAACTGTTTTCAAAATGGATTAATAGTCGACATAAAACGTTATTAACGTGCGAATCTTCGGACGTTTCTTTATATCTAGCCGATCGCTTGGGGCGAGGTATATCGGCAAGGTCATCGGCTCGCTTTTTATCCAGCTTAAAACGGTTTTATATCTACGCGGTACGAGAAGGGAAGGTGAAAGAAGACCCTGCTGCAATTATAGAAGCACCTAGGTTAGGGCGTAGTTTACCGTCTACCTTATCTGAAAGTGATGTTGAAGCGTTGTTAAATGCGCCGGATACATTAACAGCGTTAGGTTTTAGAGATAGAGCCATGCTTGAACTATTGTATGCAAGTGGTCTTAGGGTCAGTGAATTGATCGGGCTGACATTGGCTGAAATAAACTTTCGCCAAGGCTTGGTCAGGGTGACGGGGAAAGGCAATAAAGACCGTTTAGTGCCCGTTGGTGAAGAAGCGTTAACTTGGCTTCAGGATTTTATTAACCAGTGGCGGTTAGAAATTTTAGCTGAAAAGAAAACGGATTTTGTTTTCCCTACAAACCGTGGTACAGGAATGACGCGGCAGGCTTTTTGGTACATCATTAAGCGCTATGCGACGAAAGCGGGTATCAATAAAGCTATTTCGCCGCACAGTTTACGGCACGCCTTTGCGACACATTTGTTGAATCATGGTGCCGATTTACGGGTTGTTCAGCTCCTACTTGGTCACAGCGATTTGTCAACAACGCAAATTTATACACATATTGCGAAACAACGTTTAAAAGATATTCACGAGAAGTTTCACCCAAGAGGGTGA
- the rplS gene encoding 50S ribosomal protein L19: MSNIIAQLEAEQMTNELPAFSAGDTVIVKVKVKEGTTERVQSFEGVVIAKRNRGLNSAFTVRKISHGEGVERVFQTYSKLIAGVEVKRRGSVRRAKLYYLRELRGKAARIKEKL, encoded by the coding sequence ATGAGTAATATAATTGCACAATTAGAAGCAGAACAGATGACGAATGAATTGCCTGCATTTAGTGCTGGTGATACGGTTATCGTAAAAGTAAAAGTTAAAGAAGGAACAACAGAGCGTGTTCAGTCTTTTGAAGGTGTTGTGATTGCGAAGCGTAATCGTGGCCTTAACTCAGCTTTTACAGTTCGTAAAATTTCACACGGCGAAGGCGTTGAACGTGTTTTCCAAACATACAGTAAGTTGATTGCTGGCGTTGAAGTAAAGAGACGTGGTTCAGTTAGACGTGCCAAACTTTACTATCTTCGTGAACTTCGTGGTAAAGCAGCTCGTATTAAAGAGAAGCTATAA